Proteins encoded by one window of Lycium barbarum isolate Lr01 chromosome 11, ASM1917538v2, whole genome shotgun sequence:
- the LOC132617491 gene encoding OVARIAN TUMOR DOMAIN-containing deubiquitinating enzyme 2 codes for MEGSIVRRVIPSDNSCLFNAVGYVMDRDRNKASELRQVIAATVASDPAKYSDAFLGKSNKEYCDWILNPEKWGGAIELSILADYYGREIAAYDIQTTRCDLYGQGKNYQERVMLIYDGLHYDALAMSPAEGAPEEFDQTIFTVQRDGTVGPAERLALNLVKDQQRKRSYTDTANFTLRCGVCQIGVIGQKEAVEHAQATGHVNFQEFK; via the exons ATGGAAGGTTCCATAGTTCGAAGGGTTATTCCTTCTGATAACAGTTGCCTTTTCAATGCTGTTGG TTATGTGATGGATCGTGACAGAAACAAAGCCTCTGAGCTAAGACAG GTTATAGCTGCAACAGTGGCCAGTGATCCAGCAAAATATTCTGACGCCTTTCTTGGGAAGTCCAACAAAGAGTACTGTGATTGGATTCTTAACCCAGAGAAATGGGGAG GTGCCATAGAGCTTTCAATATTGGCTGACTATTACGGACGAGAAATTGCAGCCTATGATATCCAAACAACACGCTGTGATCTGTATGGACAG GGAAAGAACTATCAGGAAAGAGTAATGCTGATTTATGATGGACTTCATTATGATGCTTTGGCT ATGTCCCCTGCTGAAGGAGCTCCGGAGGAATTTGATCAGACAATTTTTACTGTACAGAGAGATGGGACTGTAGGACCGGCTGAGAGGCTTGCTCTTAATCTGGTTAAGGACCAACAAAG GAAGAGGAGCTACACTGACACGGCCAACTTCACGTTGCGATGTGGAGTTTGCCAAATTGGGGTCATTGGCCAAAAG GAAGCTGTAGAGCATGCACAAGCAACTGGACATGTGAACTTCCAGGAATTCAAATAA
- the LOC132617579 gene encoding reactive Intermediate Deaminase A, chloroplastic-like, whose translation MDAQGKKVAIYINTEMIRHQLQWGHILKQSNLFLRFVTFTLNWKFHIRDSVKDQTEQALKNIGEILKAGGVSYSSVVKTTIMYDLKDFQKINAFYAKYFPEPAPARSTFQAAALPLDAKIEIDCIAVL comes from the exons GTAAAAAGGTGGCTATTTATATTAATACTGAGATGATAAGGCACCAGCTGCAGTGGGGCCATATTCTCAAGCAATCAAATTTGTTCCTGAGGTTTGTGACATTTACTCTCA ACTGGAAATTTCATATCAGAGACAGTGTGAAGGATCAAACAGAACAG GCTCTCAAGAATATTGGGGAGATACTTAAAGCTGGTGGTGTTAGTTACTCTTCAGTTGTTAAGACAACAATCATGTATG ATCTAAAGGACTTCCAGAAAATCAATGCATTTTATGCTAAAT ATTTTCCAGAACCTGCACCAGCACGTTCAACTTTTCAGGCTGCTGCATTACCCCTGGATGCAAAGATAGAAATTGACTGCATAGCAGTACTATAA